ATCCCAATTCAGTGGGCCTTTCAATACAATCAAATATATTACCACGCGGGCGCCATATTCTAGGAGCCTAAACTCTGCGAAGAAAACAAGGGAAAGAAGGGCAAAGAAAGCTCACCCAATGGGCCCCCTTTTCCACTGGCCTCGGCGGCTTCCACTTTTGATGCTTCAACCTCGACTGCTTGTTGCTTCTTTGGGGCATCCACCTCCATCTTATCCTCCGGAACTTTCGTCACCGTCTCCTTGAGACGCTTTTCGGCCTCCGCCGCTTCCGCTGCCGCCCTCTTCTTCAGCCTCTCCTCAGCGTCGACCTTTTCTTTGGCTGCGGCCACCACAGCCGTTATTTTGCTCACCGCCGCTCCGTCTTTGAAGAGGCCCGAGTGCCGCCTTACCAGATCGATCGCCATCTCGAGGAAGGGCATAGGTCCCTTCCTCTCGAGGATCAACCTCAGGACCTCCTCGTCGCCATCGAGGCCTGAGgtggaagaagacgaagagggcTTCTgctgcttttctttttcatggaaTTCCGAGATGACAGCCATGGCGTTCGAAGAAACGCGAGAGTAGAGAGATCGAGCAAGAAATGGCGAGACGAAGAATATAAGAGATTTTGGAGAGGCTTTGTTGCCGACTCGGCTACGCCTATGCGGACTTGGGTAGAGAGTCCGTGAAAGGACTAGAAACTTCCCTTTGCCGATGTCCAATAGAGCCGGTACTATATCATGACCGTTCATATCATGCTGGGTGTGGCCGAGCTGAGCTTGGgagtaatcaaattgggttGGAAATTAATTTCGATCTTGGATTCCGAAatcagaaaaatttttagaatttttttgtaTGAGTACTTTTTTTAAATACTAATTTTTGTATGGAtatcttttcaaaattaatatttacatgtatatccttttaaaatacttgttttccatcctatctttttttattttgatatatatatatacacccatgctatctaacaacattaaaaaattaacggttttaaattaaaatgactataaTACTCTTAATGGATAGACAAGCAAATAGATCGCAATCCCAATAGCATAAGAAGAAGACAGGGATAataacataattttaaaattttattttatttttaattaatataaatatgatttttctgaacaccgttagaacaaccgttatattacggacatttgtacaataacatagttttatgagggtatacatgcaaatatcaattttgaaaggatattcatgcaaaatccgatatttagaagatatccatgcaaaaaaatctattttttattagaaaaaatTAACTGCTAGCCTGCCCTAATGATTAACCGCCGTAGACCTGTTTTATAACTTCCGGTCCatggagatatatatatatatatatatatatatatatatatatatatatatatatatgatatatcgGTAGCTCCCACATAATGGGTGTGAAAATTGTCCAAAAAGTCAGAAAGTAAAATATATACTGTAAGGAAGATGGGATATAAGCCTGGTCCACCCAAATGAAATCGCCTGAATGATGAGCCGCATAGGAGGTCATCCAATCCGCTGTACCATTGGCCTTTCCATAAGCACGAGAGACCCGATGGGAGATGCATTCGTCTAACAGACAGCGAATATCATGGAGCAGTCGTATTTCCCCATCAGCACTTCCGATCCTGTAGATTTCCTCGATCGCCATGGTGGAGTCCCTCTCAATGATGATGCGGTCTGCCCCAGCACTTGTCTTGCATAGAATACTTCCTCCCATGCTGCTCTTAGCTCGATACTGTCAACAGACTGATTGACACCACCCTCAGCTGCCACTAGTCTGGCCTACTGATCGAAGATACgggcatttatatttttaactcaAGATCCCTGAAGGACGAAAGTATCGTCCTCATCCGATCTAATTATAAAAGCCAAGGCCGTTCTCGGATTACGACGGTAGTTTTAAAACCACTTTGATGGATGCTCTGGAGTCGGAGGGAAAATATTTTCGTGGCTTAAGATGGAGGTGTCGTCCAGATGCGTTGCGTTAGCAGCTACCCTGCAACACCTATTTCTCTCTATCATCTTTGCCACCTTTGGCTCTGTTCAAGCCAGTACCGACCATCAAAAATGGGAGTTTAAGTCCTCTGACTGCTTTTAGAAGCTAGCAATCACCATCAATGGGGGACACCATCGTCATCGTTGTCAAGAATGGGCGTCTCACAGAGAATTTAGCCATTCACTAGCATGGGATTATGCATGTATTGACACACGAGATTCACCCATTCAAGAATGGGCAATGTGTACTGTATTTTCTTATTCTTGACGGAGTTCATATTTTCTTATTCTTGATCGTCCGGGCGGCACTGTCTGTTGTCAATGGCAGGCGGTGGTGACTGACCTTGACTTCGCCACCTGCCGGCAATGGCCATGGTTCTTCCTTTAAGGCCAGAACAATATCATCCTGCACAAGAACGAAGTCTCTGGCTTCGACCCCATACTTCTGATCCtgtaaatacccaagatctacccagcgaataatcaatatgggactaaacatacgcccacacgggtcctcacatacttcctccGTTCAAACCCTAACGTCTTCattaggctaagagttcaaatccattcaaatctaatcacatacTCCACGATCAGCTTATGGTCAGTCATAATGGATTCGTGGGACGAGTCTGCTTCGATATCATTTATAGCAACCTAAGACATCATCCAAAATAACTAGCCGAaatgtattatttgaatttctttatcctatataagtatcaaaGATCTACCAAGCAAATAATtaatgtggaactaaatacacACTCGCACGGAGTCCTCACAACCCCAGTATTGGCCTTTGCACCAGCCCTGATGGGTGACCGTGCTTCGCACTATGGGTGCTGGACCCATGATGCCGCATgacctcctcgcctccctcTTTGACACCAACGATGATGACAAGAAGTTCGCATGCCTCAAGTGCGTCGGCCTGGACGGCCTCATCTACATCTTCAACGAGGACCACCATAAGGCCAGCCCAGCCTGCATCTGTGAGATCATCGaccccacctcctcctcctcctcctcctcggcccCCTTGATGTAGAATCTTACGTGCAGGTGGACAAAGGTACGGCCCTTTTCAGGCACCGTGAACTGGTTCCACAAGGTGATAGCTTTCTGGTCCCTTGTTCTGCTGTTCTCTGTGCTGGCTGCCATTGAAGGAGTTCGCTAGCTGCTGCTCATCAGTCATCATTGGACCGATATTGGTGGGTTTCGTGTactacttctctctctctttttttttccttatcttttatctattttattatttaatgcTGCTTTTTAACTAATGTAGATGTGGGTCATGAGTGGATACTGTGTTCGATTTGGTTTGAGAGAAGAAAAGTTGCAGTTCTTTTTTATTTGCTTGCTGCAAGAAGTAAATGGCGACATCTGTTATAATTTACAAATGGATGATTTTGGTAATTCTCTTGGGGGATGGctatccatcttcttcctctataagagCAAAGGATGGCTGGCTATCCACCTTTTAATGACATGGCTATCTAACTTGCTAGGAGGGAATTAGTGATGATCGCATTGTCTCGATCTCTGTAGCTAAAATTATTAGAATCCCCTTGAATTTTGGAGAAACTAAAAAAATGAAGCAGGGGTGGTCTTAATAAAAGAATGGATGCTAATTTTCCCATTAAAATATTAGAGCACCACATGACATTTGGTAGCTATTTGCTTCTTACTTTAATTATGTAGAAAGAGAGATTAGTTGTGTTTAGGTTACTTTAATTATGTCGACAACATATATGATAGCTATGTTCTATGGTATATTAACtgtgtattataatatattaagtatatactaTGGTATAATAAGTATAACTGTGGTATTAATTGTGCACTATGATATTTTAACCGTGTTGTGGTATATTAATTGTGTACACATATATACCAGATGTGTACTATTGTAGCGTAAGTGTGTACTGTGCTATATTAAATATGTACTAGAGTATATTGACTATGTACTATAGTATATTAAGTATTTACAGTATGTACTATGGTATATTAACTATGTAATATGGTACATTAAGTGTATACATGTATGTAATAATTATGTATAAAAGATATTAtctgtattatattacattaactATATATTGTGATAGATTAAGTATGTACACGCATCTAGTAACcgtatattatgttatattaactCTACTATAGTATATCAAATACGTACATGTATCTAACAACTGTGTACTAAAGATATTGACTATGTATTATGGTACTGGCGGCCGAGAAGGCCGTAGAGCGGATGCAGCCGATCTTGAGAGGGATGGTGGACATTGGCATTTGCATGGGTGATTTGACATAGTGGGATTGCATGGCTCTCCCAAAAAAGTTTCGTAGTCCCTCACAAAGGAAAGGAGAGTTTCTATTGCATAAACCACATTATCCAATTAGTTCCATAAGCAATAACCAGAAATAGAATCTTGGAAATAAATTAACCAAGCTGCCCAGGGAATTTCCAAGGATACAAACATTGCAAAAACAAAAAGTAGGCAGGTAAGTAAACAAGCATGCAGGCTATTGTTGCAGTTAAACCTGATACATGGGTAGCTTCATCATCGCCCAAGCTTTCCCCTGGAAATTTTCGAGAGATTTCAGCACAGAAGACATTTGCCCGAGAGGAATATCCAAGTTCTTTACAAcccaaaacatgaaagaaatttgaggatCAAAACTGGCGCCTTGGCCTCGCTTCTGCCGGTGTCACCCGGATAGATCTGCCATCCAAGTCCTGTACAACGAAGAATTCTACATGAAAAGATGGACTACTACCTAGTCAAGTATAAAGCACCTCCGTAAGAGGTTTGTGAGTTGATGATGCTGAAGGTATGATAGGAATATATTCTGGTAAACATCGAGTTGGTGACAATTTTTAACTGACAATGATGTGCATAGAACTTCAACACCATGAATGGATCGGAGTTCATACAGAAAATAGTACAAGAATTTGCAATCTGTTACATATAATTGGATTTAACAATAAAAGATAGTAAGTAGGTGAAATGTGGATACTGACTGTTTTTCAAGACTGGCCTGCTGCCTATTGTTAGAGTCTAAAGCATCCACCCCATAAATAAGGCCCTATGATATGATTAATGCACTCATTGACAGTGCAGCATTTTAACAATGATGCTACTTATAGTCATTGGTTAATGAGTCATTCTTTGTACTGAATCATGGCCACAAATTGCAAATCAAACAGGTCTAAGAACCTAGCAACTGACCCACAcacatagggctcgtttggttcgcgggaaaagaaggggggaaagtgtggtcaacgggaaagtaatgagatgcctcttgtttggttggagttttcaaaggagagagaagggaaagttgtattcccatgggaatgtgattcccacatttcatgggaaagtctttcccatgagaaacatgggaaagttactttcccatgaggcgggaatcactccatttttactttttcccaaaaagtcccttcagcattaaagaagcattaaagaggcattaaaaacctaatttttattaagggcataataggaattatatataactttcctaggaaagtggatggccaaccaaacataagcatcttggaaatttgtcactttcccatggtcaaccaaacatgccaaaagtactttcctaggcatcctcttcctaggaatttgtttcccaagaatcatattcctaggaaggaaaatgcttcccgcgaaccaaacgagccttaTGTGTTTGAAATAGCATAAGCCTCAAATACTAACAATCATAACGCTTCCCAGATGAGTATAAGGAATTACCATGAACCTTTCATGTCAGACTCAAAGATGGAATCCATGGATGCTTGCACGCATGATAAAGCATATAATCACTTAACTTTAGGGAGAAAATTTAACGAAAGAAAATAAATGCCAACACTTCCAAATAGACAACATTTAAGCTGAAACCTGCCAAATGGATAGAGTCTTGTTTTCGAACAGTGAGCCTTTGAGAGTCAAAACTACAGATAAAGAACTGTGGATTATATGGGATACTTCCAGATACAGCATGATTAAAATTACTAGTTAATAATCAATATAACCAGTATCACTTCCCGAAGACTTAAAATGCGCAGTAGTTTTGTAGCGTAGATAAACCAATGAACAAAACATAAGCACAAGAAATATAAcagagaaaataatatatttgcaAAGATGTCATGATGCAGCAAAGAGGGAGTGAAGATTACTCACAACACCATTAAGTGAGGCTATAGCATTATTGACCTCCTCAGCAGTGCTGTAAGTGACAAAACCAAAGCCCCTTGATCTGCCAGTTTCCCTATCATACACAACCTTGGCCTCCATGACCTTCCCTTGTTCACTGAAGAGCGTCTCAAGGGCTAAATTGTCAACACCCCATGAAAGATTACCCACATAAACTCTGTTGGCAGCATTAAAACTTCCTCCAGTTCGAAATCCTTTCGATGCAAACTCATCTTTAGGAGGCGGTGGTCCTGAGTTCACCCTCAACATCCTCCCTTCAAGTGTCTGTCGGACCATCAAACTTGGAACTCAGAAATGACTCATGTGGTATATTACATGTTATATCACCAAAGAAGGAGCATACTCAACATTTTTAAacaaacaaaataacaaatataaCAAATTATCCAAAACATGCACACTTGCTTACCATATTAAAAGACACAGAAAGGTTGGAATTAATTTTCTATCACTAATCTGCATGGCAAGCATATTGCCCATGTCAGTATATAAACTGACACGAGTACAATGGCCTCATTGCTATGCAAGATAAATATAACTGAACTACAGAATACCTATTCAGAAGAGCAGAGCAAACTATCTTGATCCAGATTTATTAAATAGTGTCGCCGCTAACTATTTAGAGCTCATAACCACATAGCCACTATTATCAAGATGAAGGCATCACATGCatcaatatgctcaagataTGTCAGAGATTAGCTGTTGGTTAAGGCTTAAAACTAAGAATTCAACTTAAAATTGTTTTATATTACGGCTTGATAGAAAGAAATGACATTAATACTATATAAAGCCTACCCTGGAGGAAGTTCAGCTAAACAGATAATGTTGTTTCCCGTACATGAAAACTCCGTCGAGCCTTTAGCTCAACCAGAAGCCAGATCAATCACATATACACAagccaatcaaatccaattaatGAATTGAAGGATTGAATTAGAGATAATCTAGGTACCTTGTCAAACCTCATAAATAACTACTTCTGCTAAAGAATCAAAGTTGTAGTCCTTCTCTTGTAATTGGAAAAAGTAGATATGCCACCCAGAAGTTTATTTAGAAACAAAGGAATCAAAGAATAACATTTTCCAATACGCTAACAAACACTTACATAGCCATTAAACTGCTGAACAGCTGCTTCAACTTCCTCAACTGTGGACATTGTTACAAACCCAAATCCACGGCTTCTTCCTGTTATTTTGTCATATATAACCTGCAACAAAACCAAATCAAGTCATCTACCAAAAACCACAACAGAATGCACAAAAATATGTCCAGGAGAATGTAGTTCATTATTACAGTATAATGACACCTTGGTTGAAGTCCAACGAAACATAAAAAATTTAAGGGGAGATACGAACATCCAAGCAGGCTTTTAAATGTGTTAAGTGCACCAACCATGTTATGCCAATGCATTAATCTTGAAAAGACAAAAATATGGATTTCAAGTTAGATTTGATAAACACCTGTCAATGTACCAGATCACAAAGAAAATTACACAGCGAGCACTAGAGCTATACACTTAATCATCCAAACATGGAGTACATAAGATCAAGAAAATGCAACCTTTCTTTAAATGCACAGATAAGCTAGTCTCTTTACAGTTATAAAAAATTCTAACCTTAACTTCACATATCAACAGGCAGCAAAGGTTCTAATTTCTATAGGAGAGTCCCGAATCTTACATCGAAAACAACCAAAATATTCCgaaaaacagaaagaaataTAAGAAAGGGGAATTTTACAAAGCCGAATAGCTCGCTATTCTAAGAAGGgggttataagaaataaaagaaaaaaaaagaaccacgACACAGAAAGATCGAAGGAACAAACCTCGACCATCTCGACATTTCCAGCGCTCTGGAAGAGGCCGGCAAGCTGGGAACTGTCGACGTTGAAGGGAAGGTTCCCGACGAAGAGCTTCAGATCGGGAGAGAAGTCCGCCGCCTCCCCGCCCGACGCCAACTCTTCTGGCTCGATTTCTGATGACACTGCGACGTTTCGGACGATACCCGAATCGAAAGTTCGGGCCTTTCgtagaagaggagaaggaaaagaagaagaagaggaggaggaaagaagagagaggggttTAACGGAAAGAAAGGATTTAGGGGAGGAGAAGGACAAAGCTAGGGTTTGGGTTTTG
This is a stretch of genomic DNA from Phoenix dactylifera cultivar Barhee BC4 chromosome 9, palm_55x_up_171113_PBpolish2nd_filt_p, whole genome shotgun sequence. It encodes these proteins:
- the LOC120111883 gene encoding 29 kDa ribonucleoprotein A, chloroplastic: MAAVSSLVLPSLSTKIPPISSKPKTQTLALSFSSPKSFLSVKPLSLLSSSSSSSFPSPLLRKARTFDSGIVRNVAVSSEIEPEELASGGEAADFSPDLKLFVGNLPFNVDSSQLAGLFQSAGNVEMVEVIYDKITGRSRGFGFVTMSTVEEVEAAVQQFNGYTLEGRMLRVNSGPPPPKDEFASKGFRTGGSFNAANRVYVGNLSWGVDNLALETLFSEQGKVMEAKVVYDRETGRSRGFGFVTYSTAEEVNNAIASLNGVDLDGRSIRVTPAEARPRRQF